One genomic window of Brevundimonas vesicularis includes the following:
- a CDS encoding phosphoserine transaminase, producing MSTKPDVKPARPWFSAGPTAKRPGYALGGLPSDLLGRGIRAPEVVERFAHGLRLTREVLEVPDSHLMLYTPGSDTGAVEAALWGMLGARPVQVVAFENFGLTWLADVKDHLGLEPEALTAPWGELPDLSRSDWSKDVVFPWNGTTSGVRVPDADWIADDREGLAICDATSAAFAMPLPFDKLDVVTFSFQKALGGEAGIGVMVLSPRAVERLDTYRPDRAIPKLLRLTDGKGRFDRALADGVAINTFSILTIEDWIDALGWAKDIGGLSELIRRTDANYAALAQWVERTDWIAFLPDRPEIRSTPSVCLKFTDARIAALDDKAQKAFVMRFKALLEGEAAVFDMEPHRNAPPGLRLWCGCTVETADVIAATPWLEWAFEEAFQSSPE from the coding sequence ATGAGCACGAAGCCTGATGTGAAGCCGGCGCGGCCGTGGTTTTCGGCGGGGCCGACGGCGAAGCGGCCGGGCTATGCGTTGGGCGGATTGCCGTCCGATCTGCTGGGACGCGGCATCCGCGCGCCGGAGGTGGTGGAGCGGTTCGCGCATGGCCTGCGGCTGACGCGCGAGGTGCTGGAAGTGCCCGACAGCCATCTGATGCTCTACACGCCGGGGTCGGACACAGGCGCGGTCGAGGCGGCGCTGTGGGGGATGTTGGGCGCCCGGCCCGTGCAGGTCGTGGCGTTCGAGAACTTCGGCTTGACCTGGCTGGCGGACGTGAAGGATCATCTGGGCCTGGAGCCCGAGGCGCTGACGGCGCCGTGGGGCGAGCTGCCGGATCTGAGCCGGTCGGACTGGTCCAAGGACGTGGTGTTCCCTTGGAACGGCACGACCTCGGGCGTGCGCGTACCGGACGCCGACTGGATCGCCGACGATCGCGAGGGGCTGGCGATCTGCGATGCGACCTCCGCCGCCTTCGCCATGCCGTTGCCGTTCGACAAGCTGGATGTCGTGACCTTCAGCTTCCAGAAGGCGCTGGGCGGCGAGGCGGGCATCGGGGTGATGGTGCTGTCGCCGCGCGCGGTCGAGCGGCTGGATACCTACCGGCCGGATCGGGCGATTCCCAAGCTGTTGCGGCTGACGGACGGCAAGGGACGGTTTGATAGGGCGCTGGCGGACGGGGTGGCGATCAATACCTTCTCGATCCTGACAATCGAAGACTGGATCGACGCCCTGGGCTGGGCCAAGGACATCGGCGGATTGAGCGAACTGATCCGGCGGACCGACGCCAACTACGCCGCGTTGGCGCAATGGGTGGAACGGACCGACTGGATCGCCTTCCTGCCGGATCGGCCGGAAATCCGGTCGACGCCCTCGGTCTGCCTGAAGTTCACCGATGCGCGGATCGCGGCGCTGGACGACAAGGCGCAGAAGGCCTTCGTCATGCGGTTCAAGGCCCTGCTGGAAGGCGAGGCGGCCGTGTTCGATATGGAGCCGCATCGCAATGCGCCGCCTGGTCTTCGACTATGGTGCGGCTGCACGGTCGAGACCGCAGATGTGATCGCGGCGACGCCCTGGCTGGAATGGGCGTTCGAGGAAGCTTTTCAATCCTCCCCCGAGTAG
- a CDS encoding DnaJ C-terminal domain-containing protein, with the protein MAGDPYKELGVSKGASADEVKKAYRKLAKELHPDKNPGDKITEDKFKRVTAAFDILGDKDKRAKYDAGQIDGDGNEQYRGFGGGGRAGGSPFGQGGNPFGQGGGPGGRANFEGVDLDDLFGMFGGAGRQRGARDFTSRGQDVKATLDISLEDAIAGATRRIQFSDGRTLDVTIPKGASEGQTIRLRGQGSPGRGAENGDALIELRIEPHPIYKRDGADLAMDLPVSVPDAVLGAKVRVPTPEGVVQMTLPAGSNSGKVLRLKGRGAFAQGRRGDLLARVMVTLPDAPDAELTQFAEDWRAKRPYTPGR; encoded by the coding sequence GTGGCAGGCGACCCCTACAAGGAACTGGGCGTTTCGAAGGGCGCGAGCGCGGACGAGGTCAAGAAGGCGTATCGCAAGCTCGCCAAGGAGCTGCATCCCGACAAGAACCCCGGCGACAAGATCACCGAGGACAAGTTCAAACGGGTGACGGCGGCCTTCGACATCCTGGGCGACAAGGACAAGCGCGCCAAATACGACGCGGGTCAGATCGACGGCGACGGCAACGAACAGTATCGCGGCTTCGGCGGGGGCGGTCGCGCCGGCGGCAGCCCGTTCGGCCAGGGCGGCAATCCGTTCGGACAAGGCGGCGGGCCGGGCGGCCGCGCCAACTTCGAAGGCGTTGATCTGGACGACCTGTTCGGGATGTTCGGCGGGGCCGGGCGTCAGCGCGGCGCGCGGGACTTCACCTCACGCGGTCAGGACGTGAAGGCGACGCTGGACATCAGTCTGGAAGACGCCATCGCCGGGGCGACGCGGCGGATTCAGTTCTCGGATGGACGCACCCTGGACGTGACCATTCCCAAGGGGGCGTCGGAAGGCCAGACCATCCGTCTGCGTGGGCAGGGATCGCCGGGGCGCGGGGCCGAGAACGGCGACGCCCTGATCGAACTGAGGATCGAACCGCACCCCATCTACAAGCGCGACGGGGCGGACCTGGCGATGGACCTGCCGGTGTCGGTGCCCGACGCGGTGCTGGGCGCCAAGGTGCGGGTCCCGACGCCCGAGGGCGTGGTGCAGATGACGCTGCCGGCCGGATCGAACTCGGGCAAGGTGCTGAGGCTGAAGGGCCGCGGTGCGTTTGCGCAAGGCAGGCGCGGCGATCTGCTGGCGCGGGTGATGGTGACGCTGCCAGATGCGCCGGACGCTGAACTGACCCAGTTCGCCGAGGATTGGCGGGCCAAGCGGCCCTATACGCCGGGGCGGTGA
- a CDS encoding acyltransferase family protein — MGERFHGVQALRFAAATAVVVTHAVDLAGTRLGLETVLAGGTLENFGAVGVDVFFVISGFIIATTTQGQTGVGAAGAFLWRRLRRVAPIYWLLSLPILVGMARGGTLSPQVAAATFLFWPFSGLEMTFPALGPGWTLCFEMLFYAGFGLAIAGRAMAGGRRGGCAGSRGPRSRCGRAPGRGRSWCFWTIGWRARRSGGASEDCRWSVARDRLARRRAVRGSARPCSWGRACMIGRGRRLV; from the coding sequence ATGGGGGAGCGGTTCCACGGGGTTCAGGCGCTGCGGTTCGCGGCGGCGACGGCGGTGGTCGTCACGCATGCCGTGGACTTGGCCGGGACGCGGCTGGGGTTGGAGACGGTGCTGGCTGGCGGGACGCTGGAGAACTTCGGCGCCGTGGGCGTGGACGTGTTCTTCGTCATCAGCGGCTTCATCATCGCCACGACGACGCAGGGGCAGACGGGCGTGGGCGCCGCCGGGGCTTTCCTGTGGCGGCGGCTGCGGCGGGTGGCGCCGATCTATTGGCTGCTGTCGCTGCCGATCCTGGTCGGGATGGCGCGGGGCGGGACGCTGAGCCCGCAGGTGGCGGCGGCCACGTTCCTGTTCTGGCCGTTCAGCGGACTGGAGATGACGTTTCCGGCGCTGGGGCCGGGGTGGACCCTGTGTTTCGAGATGCTGTTCTACGCCGGGTTCGGCCTGGCCATAGCGGGTAGGGCGATGGCGGGCGGCCGGCGGGGCGGCTGCGCGGGCAGCAGGGGACCGAGGTCGAGATGCGGGCGGGCGCCGGGGCGGGGGCGGTCGTGGTGTTTCTGGACGATCGGCTGGCGCGCGCGGAGATCGGGCGGGGCGAGCGAGGACTGCCGCTGGTCTGTCGCGCGGGACAGGCTGGCGCGGCGCCGGGCGGTGCGGGGTTCAGCGAGACCCTGTTCGTGGGGGCGGGCGTGCATGATCGGCCGTGGTCGCCGTCTGGTCTGA
- a CDS encoding SGNH/GDSL hydrolase family protein, translating to MSGVEIGAATAAPGGVLGRARFAAPDLPVWSAAVRTMQAGGREARLLCIGDSVTQGYGAVPGGWTPNGRASAWPERLATMMSGRGLPASAASVAGAGAADGAGGGYSAYDPRVTLGAGWSANALTGMGGKLFSGAASSTGVWSFQPDGPVDRFDLWAVTNTALGVLTVETDGAVRATVSTTKAASMEVTTVAFPETAGPVSVRWASGGAVFIAGGVAWRSDVRRARVINAGWGGARIADWITTDQPYRAYGSIPAAAPDLSVVCLTINDWNAGTAVATYKAGLGTLVDRCLTTGDVLLMTGCPSDPAQGKASYAAQAAIRDAVFEVVETRGLAAPIDGTALFGGSFAGGLMFDSVHPNAAGQARIAEAVRARVMI from the coding sequence ATGTCGGGGGTCGAGATCGGAGCGGCGACGGCGGCGCCGGGCGGGGTTCTGGGGAGGGCGCGGTTCGCCGCGCCCGACCTGCCCGTCTGGTCGGCGGCGGTCAGGACGATGCAGGCGGGCGGGCGCGAAGCGCGGCTGCTGTGCATCGGCGATAGCGTGACGCAAGGCTATGGCGCGGTCCCCGGCGGCTGGACGCCCAACGGTCGGGCTAGCGCCTGGCCCGAGCGGTTGGCGACGATGATGAGCGGGCGGGGCCTGCCGGCGTCGGCAGCGTCGGTCGCGGGCGCCGGGGCGGCGGATGGGGCCGGCGGAGGCTATTCCGCCTATGACCCGCGCGTGACCCTGGGGGCCGGATGGAGCGCGAACGCCCTGACCGGGATGGGCGGCAAGCTGTTCTCGGGCGCGGCGTCGTCGACCGGCGTGTGGAGTTTTCAGCCGGACGGGCCGGTGGATCGGTTCGACCTGTGGGCCGTGACCAATACGGCGCTGGGGGTGCTGACGGTCGAGACGGACGGCGCAGTGCGGGCGACGGTGAGCACCACCAAGGCGGCGTCGATGGAGGTCACGACCGTGGCCTTTCCCGAGACCGCCGGGCCGGTGAGCGTGCGCTGGGCCTCGGGCGGGGCGGTGTTCATCGCGGGCGGGGTCGCGTGGCGGTCGGATGTGCGGCGGGCGCGGGTGATCAATGCCGGATGGGGCGGGGCCAGGATCGCGGACTGGATCACGACGGACCAGCCATACCGGGCCTATGGGTCGATCCCGGCGGCGGCGCCCGATCTGTCGGTCGTGTGCCTGACGATCAACGACTGGAATGCGGGGACGGCGGTGGCGACCTACAAGGCCGGGCTGGGGACGTTGGTGGATCGGTGCCTGACGACGGGGGACGTGCTGCTGATGACCGGATGTCCGTCGGATCCGGCCCAGGGCAAGGCGAGCTATGCCGCGCAAGCCGCGATCCGCGATGCGGTGTTCGAGGTGGTGGAGACGCGAGGGTTGGCGGCGCCCATCGATGGGACGGCCCTGTTCGGCGGCAGCTTCGCCGGCGGTCTGATGTTCGATTCCGTTCATCCCAATGCGGCGGGCCAGGCGAGGATCGCAGAGGCGGTGCGGGCGCGGGTGATGATCTGA
- a CDS encoding spike base protein, RCAP_Rcc01079 family, whose protein sequence is MTGNQDDEEGGCGGARETAASCAGWMEPLFLMMKAKIEETAKSVCETDVKDAAVAEKVARQIGVIARSAKAVEAMRLLCLSDNEEDEMGGRTYDPAEDEMLRRKLGVEYERLDRILEEKQRDGLLNHGRDAGGPARRAVAVTPSDTADLTTYAKALYVGGAGNVRVLTVGAEDGDAVTFANHPVGWLPVQVRRVLTTGTTATQIVAAFD, encoded by the coding sequence ATGACGGGAAATCAGGACGACGAAGAGGGCGGCTGCGGCGGCGCGCGCGAGACGGCTGCGTCCTGCGCCGGGTGGATGGAGCCCCTGTTCCTGATGATGAAGGCCAAGATCGAGGAGACGGCGAAGAGCGTCTGCGAGACGGACGTCAAGGACGCCGCCGTCGCCGAGAAGGTCGCGCGCCAGATCGGGGTGATCGCGCGGTCGGCCAAGGCGGTCGAGGCGATGCGGCTGCTGTGCCTGAGCGACAACGAAGAGGACGAGATGGGTGGACGAACCTACGACCCCGCCGAGGACGAAATGCTCCGACGAAAGCTGGGCGTCGAATACGAAAGGCTTGATCGGATTCTGGAGGAAAAGCAGCGGGACGGATTGCTGAACCATGGGCGCGACGCGGGCGGGCCGGCGCGGCGCGCCGTGGCGGTGACGCCCAGCGATACGGCCGATCTGACGACCTACGCCAAGGCGCTGTATGTCGGTGGGGCGGGCAATGTCCGTGTGCTGACGGTCGGGGCCGAGGACGGGGACGCCGTGACCTTCGCCAACCATCCGGTAGGGTGGTTGCCAGTGCAGGTGCGCCGGGTGCTGACGACCGGGACGACCGCGACGCAGATCGTGGCGGCCTTCGACTGA
- a CDS encoding YcgN family cysteine cluster protein, with product MAPYWETKTLAEMSPSEWEGLCDGCGLCCVIRFEDEDTGEVIPTRVHCKLFDPQVCACSDYANRKAHVPDCIKLTPGNIEALEWMPKSCAYRRLHEGRPLAKWHHLISGSRETVHTAGVSVRGQTISELSLAEPEDALDFEAPEWAVERGRQR from the coding sequence ATGGCGCCCTACTGGGAAACCAAGACCTTGGCCGAGATGTCGCCTTCCGAGTGGGAGGGGCTGTGCGACGGGTGCGGGCTGTGCTGCGTGATCCGGTTCGAGGACGAGGATACGGGCGAGGTCATTCCGACCCGGGTCCACTGCAAGCTATTCGATCCGCAGGTCTGCGCCTGTTCGGACTATGCGAACCGCAAGGCGCATGTGCCGGACTGCATCAAGCTGACGCCCGGCAATATCGAGGCGCTGGAGTGGATGCCCAAGTCGTGCGCCTATCGCCGGCTGCACGAGGGGCGGCCGCTGGCGAAATGGCATCATCTGATCTCGGGCAGTCGCGAGACGGTGCATACGGCCGGCGTGTCGGTGCGGGGGCAGACGATTTCGGAGCTGTCGCTTGCCGAACCGGAGGATGCGCTGGACTTCGAGGCGCCGGAATGGGCGGTCGAGCGGGGCCGACAGCGATAG
- a CDS encoding endonuclease domain-containing protein yields MRAPVLTQKRARSLRRSMSLPEVLIWQRIRGNGFRRQHGLGPFILDFYRARDRLCIEIDGQQHDLARDARRDAWLADKDVRTIRIPATAVLNDPDAVAEFILSL; encoded by the coding sequence ATGAGAGCGCCGGTCCTTACCCAAAAACGCGCCAGAAGTCTCCGCCGGTCGATGTCTTTGCCGGAAGTCCTGATCTGGCAGCGTATTCGAGGCAACGGCTTTCGTCGGCAGCACGGCCTCGGCCCCTTCATCCTGGATTTCTACCGCGCCAGAGACCGGCTCTGCATCGAAATCGACGGCCAGCAGCACGATCTCGCCCGCGACGCCCGCCGCGATGCCTGGCTGGCCGACAAGGATGTCCGCACGATCCGCATCCCCGCCACCGCCGTCCTGAACGACCCGGACGCCGTCGCCGAATTCATCCTGTCCCTCTAG
- a CDS encoding DMT family transporter: protein MSLVTWAALLGAIALEVAGTTMLQASQQFTRVWPTAGMGVCYGLAFYLLSIALRQMPVGIAYAIWSGLGVVLISVIGAVVFRQRLDMPAMVGLAMIIGGVVVINLFSKTVGH from the coding sequence ATGAGTCTCGTGACCTGGGCCGCGCTGCTCGGCGCCATCGCGCTGGAGGTGGCGGGCACGACGATGCTGCAGGCCTCGCAGCAGTTCACGCGGGTCTGGCCGACGGCGGGAATGGGGGTCTGCTACGGCCTGGCCTTCTATCTGCTGTCGATCGCCTTACGGCAGATGCCGGTGGGGATCGCCTATGCGATCTGGAGCGGGTTGGGGGTGGTGCTGATCTCGGTTATCGGGGCGGTGGTGTTCCGTCAGAGGCTGGACATGCCGGCGATGGTCGGGCTGGCGATGATCATTGGCGGAGTCGTGGTGATCAACCTGTTTTCCAAGACCGTCGGGCATTGA
- a CDS encoding TetR/AcrR family transcriptional regulator, which yields MDSTTRRRAPDDTRAEIIEKALEVAAELGASGFTLDAVAARTSVSKGALLHHFPSKIALLEGMVDHLGRMHTDTILAEAARDPEPYGRNARAYLRATVNEPVTPQDVSIGRVIMAACAIDPALAQRWNGWIDKVKVDDPSDPVGADDALMLRLIADGLWMSDLFGTHAVSPEQRQALLSLLTPGHPITANDA from the coding sequence ATGGATAGCACCACACGCCGTCGCGCGCCTGACGACACCCGCGCCGAGATTATCGAAAAGGCGCTGGAGGTCGCCGCCGAGTTGGGGGCGTCAGGCTTTACGCTGGATGCGGTGGCGGCGCGGACGAGCGTCAGCAAGGGCGCCCTGCTGCATCATTTCCCCAGCAAGATCGCGCTGTTGGAAGGGATGGTCGATCATCTGGGGCGGATGCATACGGACACGATCCTGGCCGAGGCCGCGCGCGATCCCGAACCCTATGGCCGGAATGCGCGGGCCTATCTGAGGGCGACGGTCAATGAGCCGGTGACGCCGCAGGACGTCAGCATCGGTCGGGTCATCATGGCCGCCTGCGCCATCGATCCGGCGTTGGCGCAACGCTGGAACGGCTGGATCGACAAGGTGAAGGTGGACGATCCCAGCGATCCGGTCGGGGCGGACGACGCCCTGATGCTGAGGCTGATCGCCGACGGGCTGTGGATGTCGGACCTGTTCGGCACCCATGCGGTGTCGCCGGAACAGAGGCAGGCGCTGCTGTCGCTGCTGACACCCGGCCATCCGATCACGGCGAACGACGCATGA
- a CDS encoding ABC-F family ATP-binding cassette domain-containing protein, whose product MAARPPLVALKDVRLQDGQRPLFDGVDLAVEPRSRAALVGRNGAGKSTLMKVVMGLIEPDSGDRSIQSAVRFAYVPQEPVITGETLLDYASSGEAETWTAESWLETFGLNPAKSTQGLSGGETRRAALAKAFAEEPDLLLLDEPTNHLDILAIELLENELIQARFALLVVSHDRAFLNRVTNTVHWLEGRRVRTLNKGFVEFDEWSSKVLEEEAESLRRLTKTIERETATFYSSITARRSRNEGRARSLQALRAERAEKMKDVPRELYLGVDSGSTSGKLVAEIKHVSKGFNGRTLFKDLTTRIIRGDRLGIVGPNGAGKTTLVKTLLGELAPDEGTVRMGANLEPVYLDQSREGLKSDMTLWDALTPGGGDSILVRGVSKHVAAYAKDFLFSEAQLRQPISTLSGGERNRLLLARALAKPANLLILDEPTNDLDMDTLDKLEELLEGYDGTLILVSHDRDFIDRLSTSTLALNGRGDIVETPGGWTDFIRQNPGFLSGESRVTSGEKKKAEQTTGADKALATRHSPLATQKKTAKLSFKDAHRLKELEALIDALPATIAKHDATLADPGLYARDPKAFDAAMKAAEKARTELESAELEWLELEEKKAALAG is encoded by the coding sequence ATGGCAGCCAGACCCCCTCTCGTCGCACTCAAGGACGTCCGTCTTCAGGACGGCCAGCGCCCCCTCTTCGACGGCGTCGACCTCGCGGTCGAACCGCGCAGCCGCGCCGCCCTGGTGGGGCGCAACGGCGCGGGCAAGTCCACCCTGATGAAGGTCGTCATGGGCCTGATCGAGCCCGACAGTGGCGACCGCTCCATCCAGTCCGCCGTCCGCTTCGCCTATGTGCCGCAAGAGCCGGTCATCACCGGCGAAACCCTGCTGGACTATGCGTCGTCGGGCGAGGCCGAGACCTGGACGGCCGAAAGCTGGCTGGAAACCTTCGGCCTGAACCCGGCGAAGTCCACCCAAGGCCTGTCTGGCGGCGAAACCCGCCGCGCGGCGCTCGCCAAGGCCTTCGCCGAAGAGCCCGACCTGCTGCTGCTGGACGAGCCGACCAACCACCTCGACATCCTGGCCATCGAACTGCTGGAGAACGAGTTGATCCAGGCCCGCTTCGCCCTGCTGGTCGTCAGCCACGATCGCGCCTTCCTGAACCGCGTCACCAACACCGTCCACTGGCTGGAAGGCCGTCGGGTCCGCACCCTGAACAAGGGCTTTGTCGAGTTCGACGAATGGTCCTCCAAGGTGCTGGAGGAAGAGGCCGAATCCCTGCGCCGCCTGACCAAGACCATCGAGCGCGAGACCGCCACCTTCTACTCCTCCATCACCGCTCGCCGCAGTCGCAACGAAGGCCGAGCCCGCTCGCTTCAGGCGCTGCGCGCCGAACGGGCCGAGAAGATGAAGGACGTGCCGCGCGAACTGTATCTCGGCGTCGATTCCGGCTCGACCTCGGGCAAGCTGGTCGCCGAGATCAAGCATGTCTCAAAGGGCTTCAACGGCCGCACCCTGTTCAAGGACCTGACCACCCGCATCATCCGCGGCGACCGTCTGGGCATCGTCGGTCCCAACGGCGCGGGCAAGACCACCCTGGTCAAGACCCTGCTGGGCGAACTGGCGCCCGACGAGGGCACGGTGCGCATGGGCGCGAACCTGGAGCCGGTCTATCTGGACCAGTCTCGCGAGGGGCTGAAGTCGGACATGACCCTGTGGGACGCCCTGACGCCGGGCGGCGGCGACAGCATTCTGGTGCGCGGCGTGTCCAAACACGTCGCCGCCTACGCCAAGGACTTCCTGTTCTCCGAGGCCCAGCTGCGCCAGCCGATCTCGACCCTGTCGGGCGGCGAGCGCAACCGCCTGCTGCTGGCCAGGGCGCTGGCCAAGCCGGCCAATCTGCTGATCCTGGACGAACCGACCAACGACCTGGACATGGACACGTTGGACAAGCTGGAAGAGCTGCTGGAGGGCTATGACGGCACCCTGATCCTGGTTTCCCACGACCGCGATTTCATCGACCGGCTGTCCACCTCGACCCTGGCCCTTAACGGGCGCGGCGACATCGTCGAGACCCCCGGCGGCTGGACCGACTTCATCCGCCAGAACCCCGGCTTTCTGAGTGGCGAGTCACGAGTGACGAGTGGCGAGAAGAAGAAGGCGGAACAAACGACTGGCGCGGACAAGGCTCTCGCCACTCGCCACTCGCCACTCGCCACTCAAAAGAAAACCGCCAAACTCTCCTTCAAGGACGCCCACCGCCTGAAGGAGCTGGAAGCCCTGATCGATGCGTTGCCCGCGACCATCGCCAAACACGATGCGACCCTGGCCGACCCCGGCCTCTACGCCCGCGACCCCAAGGCCTTCGACGCCGCCATGAAGGCCGCCGAAAAAGCCCGCACCGAGCTGGAATCCGCCGAACTGGAATGGCTGGAGCTGGAAGAGAAGAAGGCGGCCCTGGCGGGGTAG
- a CDS encoding alpha/beta hydrolase yields MTLRSHLVEFAPPQQAAVRRINAVLARAPRLRTDGWRIDAGQRLSLWLDAAAGRVTTPRLKKRGVTVEIVQTDGDHPVPLRILHPTGTPRAVILDIHGGGWVLGSAGLNDRLNAHLAHHGFCVVSVDYRLLSERRQIYIDAAIDDCLAAAYWTVTNVDRLGASTLFLAGESAGGHLAALTAVALRDQGLIDLVKGCVFTYGVFDLSGTESVRSAGPETLLFNGPTMQADLARLAPDRDEAALRQPDVSPLYADLTGLPPALFLAGEQDPLFEDSLLMATRWGEASDADLIRVPETPHGFLHFGGPAARGARKAIRTWLNARL; encoded by the coding sequence ATGACCCTGCGCAGCCACCTCGTCGAATTCGCCCCACCCCAGCAGGCGGCGGTGCGGCGGATCAACGCCGTCCTCGCCCGCGCGCCGCGTCTGCGCACAGACGGCTGGCGGATCGATGCGGGCCAGCGGCTGTCGCTGTGGCTGGACGCCGCCGCCGGACGGGTCACCACGCCGCGTCTCAAAAAGCGCGGCGTCACGGTCGAGATCGTCCAGACGGACGGCGATCACCCCGTTCCCTTACGCATCCTGCATCCGACGGGCACGCCGCGCGCCGTCATTCTGGACATCCACGGCGGCGGCTGGGTGCTGGGCAGCGCCGGGCTGAACGACCGGCTGAACGCCCATCTGGCGCACCACGGCTTCTGCGTCGTCTCGGTGGATTATCGCCTGCTGTCCGAACGGCGCCAGATCTATATCGACGCCGCCATCGACGACTGTCTGGCCGCCGCCTACTGGACGGTCACCAATGTCGATCGCCTGGGCGCCTCGACCCTGTTTCTGGCGGGCGAATCCGCCGGCGGACATTTGGCCGCCCTCACCGCCGTCGCCCTGCGCGACCAGGGGCTGATCGATCTGGTGAAGGGCTGCGTCTTCACCTACGGCGTCTTCGACCTGTCGGGCACCGAAAGCGTGCGCTCGGCCGGGCCGGAGACCCTGCTGTTCAACGGCCCGACGATGCAGGCCGATCTGGCGCGCCTGGCGCCGGATCGCGACGAGGCGGCCTTGCGCCAGCCCGACGTCTCGCCCCTGTATGCCGACCTGACCGGCCTGCCGCCCGCCCTGTTCCTCGCCGGCGAGCAGGACCCTCTGTTCGAAGACAGTCTGTTGATGGCCACGCGCTGGGGCGAGGCTTCGGACGCCGACCTGATCCGCGTGCCCGAGACCCCGCACGGCTTCCTGCATTTCGGCGGCCCGGCCGCGCGCGGCGCGCGCAAGGCGATCCGCACCTGGCTGAACGCCCGGCTTTAG